In one Brienomyrus brachyistius isolate T26 chromosome 5, BBRACH_0.4, whole genome shotgun sequence genomic region, the following are encoded:
- the eme1 gene encoding crossover junction endonuclease EME1: MGGSRLDDQSTDSSDTEDLPSCAFLNPRPNQSDLGRAKQTDVTAPLPHASRPEPRGKPRDVVMISSGSDEEEITVPLAIRLKQRLGGSTSSVPAVTQPLQASVCQPGSSVLRHQAKADSGSASQRHAPFPLPLCSEEFGKAPDFTRIAVGSSAPGSLEEPRALTNIGGSSSAGGAAKRSATEIRASREDALKRREAREKNQAVRGLRKLELERQRAEKKAFADAIKALRPEECIKHMVVCVDPALLQLEGGGTLLTSLQALGCSCAIERQALPRSITWARRAPESQIDEARCVPESHVVIHVPLSDFITMVSNYSQEQRGDIFDNSQTLTGWTSSLLAESAGRMPSLAVVGIEDYFRSQKAQSQRKYRKAVLGNEAVAAPGKARKRKEAGEKLPEISRVVLEEALVDLQLHTGVQVHFLASWKDFSDYIAMSTKAVAEAPFKREREQTGFSFCLESEWAGGQRVDRDGKGLLQVWRRQIQQLNRVSPDIANAILAAYPSPQLLAQAYARCCSEREKLSLLSDLLIRRGEGVTSTTRRVGPELSKRLFLLMTSSNPHQTLDSKS; encoded by the exons ATGGGAGGCAGCAGACTGGATGACCAATCTACCGACTCCAGCGATACGGAGGACCTACCCAGCTGTGCCTTCCTGAACCCCCGACCTAACCAGTCAGATCTTGGTCGAGCAAAGCAGACGGATGTTACTGCTCCGCTGCCCCACGCTTCCCGCCCAGAGCCCAGAGGCAAACCCAGGGATGTAGTGATGATCAGCAGTGGGAGTGATGAAGAAGAGATTACTGTCCCCCTTGCTATAAGACTAAAGCAGCGCCTGGGGGGCTCGACGTCATCTGTCCCTGCTGTGACACAGCCTCTCCAAGCCTCTGTGTGCCAGCCTGGCAGCTCAGTTCTGCGGCACCAAGCCAAAGCAGACTCCGGTTCAGCCAGCCAACGTCATGCCCctttccctctccctctctgctcCGAAGAATTCGGAAAAGCCCCGGACTTCACACGGATCGCCGTAGGCTCCTCAGCCCCCGGGTCACTGGAGGAACCCAGAGCACTGACGAACATTGGCGGCTCTTCTTCAGCAGGGGGGGCCGCCAAGCGCAGTGCGACAGAGATCAGGGCGTCAAGGGAGGATGCCCTGAAGAGGAGGGAGGCCCGGGAGAAGAATCAGGCTGTCCGGGGGCTGCGCAAACTCGAGCTGGAGAGGCAGAGGGCTGAGAAGAAGGCATTCGCTGATGCTATTAAGGCTCTACGGCCAGAAGAGTGTATCAAACACATGGTGGTGTGTGTAGATCCAG CTCTGCTGCAGCTCGAGGGTGGGGGGACACTCCTGACATCACTCCAGGCGCTGGGCTGCAGTTGTGCTATTGAGAGACAGGCCCTTCCCAGAAGCATCACATGGGCTAGGAGGGCACCGGAATCACAG ATTGACGAGGCACGGTGTGTTCCAGAATCCCATGTGGTGATTCATGTGCCACTCAGTGATTTCATCACAATGGTCAGCAACTACAGTCAG gaacagagaggtgacatttttGACAATAGCCAGACTCTGACTGGATGGACAAGCAGCCTCCTGGCTGAGAGTGCAGGCCGAATGCCCAGTCTGGCTGTCGTCGGCATAGAAGACTACTTCCG GTCACAGAAGGCGCAGAGCCAGAGGAAGTACCGCAAGGCCGTGCTGGGGAATGAAGCAGTGGCTGCTCCCGGGAAAGCGAGGAAGCGGAAGGAGGCGGGAGAGAAGCTTCCGGAGATCTCTCGTGTTGTTCTGGAGGAG GCCCTGGTGGACCTGCAGTTACACACAGGGGTCCAAGTGCACTTCCTGGCAAGCTGGAAGGACTTCTCAGATTATATCGCCATGTCAACCAAAGCAGTGGCAGAGGCACCATTTAA ACGGGAGCGGGAACAGACAGGTTTCAGCTTCTGCCTGGAGAGCGAGTGGGCGGGAGGTCAGCGGGTGGACAGGGACGGCAAGGGCCTGCTGCAGGTGTGGAGACGGCAGATCCAGCAGCTGAACCGGGTCAGCCCAGACATAGCCAACGCCATCCTCGCCGCCTACCCTTCCCCGCAGCTGCTGGCTCAG GCATATGCCAGGTGCTGCTCCGAGCGTGAGAAACTGTCCCTCCTTTCGGATCTGCTGATTCGCCGCGGGGAGGGTGTGACCTCTACGACTCGCAGGGTTGGTCCAGAGCTCTCAAAGCGCCTCTTTCTGCTAATGACATCATCAAACCCCCATCAGACTCTCGACTCCAAGAGCTGA
- the mrpl27 gene encoding 39S ribosomal protein L27, mitochondrial, which produces MAALSFMLPARAGVFAPCYSPLAVFARFASKKSGGSSKNYGSGSPGRRYGYKKMDGSFVHAGNILATQRGIRWHPGAHVGIGTNKTLYALEDGTVRFTKEVYIPSPRSVEAVKLIRKLPKGAVLYKTFINVVPVKQEGKFRLVGML; this is translated from the exons ATGGCCGCCCTGTCCTTCATGCTGCCGGCCAGAGCGG GTGTCTTCGCACCGTGCTACAGCCCACTGGCGGTCTTTGCAAGGTTTGCTTCTAAGAAGTCGGGGGGAAGCAGCAAGAATTATGGATCGGGCAGTCCCGGTCGAAGATACGGATACAAGAAGATGGATG GAAGTTTTGTCCACGCCGGGAACATCCTCGCCACCCAGCGAGGCATCCGCTGGCATCCAGGAGCGCAT GTTGGAATCGGGACCAACAAAACATTGTATGCCCTCGAAGATGGCACTGTGAGATTCACCAAGGAGGTGTATATTCCCAGCCCTCGGAGCGTGGAAGCGGTCAAACTTATCCGAAAGCTCCCCAAGGGCGCGGTCCTCTACAAGACCTTCATCAACGTGGTGCCAGTCAAGCAAGAGGGGAAATTCAGACTTGTGGGAATGCTCTGA